One window from the genome of Candidatus Woesearchaeota archaeon encodes:
- a CDS encoding PKD domain-containing protein: MNHVNHIITKKRNNRSLTKTKQAKLQAALAVAALTLLITALPTTAVVDLVKPIGGQLTSGNPHTLEYYLALPEATSCTLNLDGTPTTETALENNAFNTFTVPDLADGKHTWNVTCTNGTTQEHSTTETFTTDNTPPTIEQNTPLNNATVSAANFTFTPADNYSTTLICEVRIDETLRQKDITAPNEKPYTTTFPTLQPGNHTWRVTCTDQANNTATTPPASFMYTPPPQEKPFTLTIAKNVVDLGEPLLLTITAPDASTVTLDTCPDKTGFVQCYPTITVQEQTYPAQETIPYTKKEGAYFIEGLLTTPQGDTKLATITYTVQNTITVTARAKNDPRVNKQTNLEAEATGGIGDYTFTWRFPDNTLKEGREVQATFTTPGYHNITVNATDEEGNSKTTTLSLNVVATYDVTFIVKDKETGQPINDATVSVDDQEQRTGTDGRATLSLPSGLQDLGVLKDGYRYHSEEILVDKSGTITVELEPRKEARVTALSPAQDEQTSQLEAVSFLASGSFPMTCTLWAAPNGSAWLEAGANITITNEGNHSLPFNPAPGTWQWKIECTDAEGNLLTTAPRTVTLTAQEEELPPTKQETQTASTKEYTLQPTTQDTEISDKIFRFEQALSSLHALSGNARQAAEAMNLERRIKDAIKIMQRAKRDINDIKYRRDLTPQEQEAKRAEFRDAIARAYRETPVQIKYISSKKFSTYPKQEELKELVSKAIELQEKQKNNYQSSYTNADEEEQETKRNLAAKQEALLSHQQSFTFATSLYHVELGFTDGSFRTATIVRHDFSYDNTTEESTVLLFIPKSVAKSAQDLDANEEFTTLQDDPVIAIGTPQTFSYLLDGTVEKDAIADIKPIIYKEPTSTELNKVTGFALLPRGTLTPSGFLTLLIVAILIYLFYIYNGFELAKDAIGAVTKRGDVHYLRVLLNDAHDYLDSNDVQNAQAIYDELQAKYAALPPSVQDELFSDLETLGYAINKAHFIALTEVIRQNLKQGNVGEAENVYKHLQGTFSLLSEEDRRALYPTVVALAKRIAQQTQSRT; this comes from the coding sequence ATGAACCACGTGAACCACATCATCACCAAGAAACGGAACAACCGCTCCTTGACAAAAACCAAGCAAGCAAAACTTCAAGCAGCGCTAGCGGTAGCAGCCCTCACCCTGCTCATCACAGCACTTCCCACCACAGCGGTCGTCGACCTCGTTAAACCCATCGGCGGCCAACTCACCAGCGGCAATCCCCACACGCTCGAGTACTACCTTGCTCTTCCAGAAGCCACCTCTTGCACACTCAACCTCGACGGCACGCCGACCACAGAAACGGCACTCGAAAACAACGCCTTCAACACATTCACCGTACCAGACCTGGCAGACGGCAAGCACACCTGGAACGTGACCTGCACGAACGGCACGACACAAGAACACAGCACTACCGAAACCTTCACAACAGATAACACGCCTCCAACCATCGAACAGAACACCCCGCTTAACAATGCAACCGTCTCAGCCGCAAACTTCACCTTCACACCAGCCGATAACTACTCTACTACCCTCATCTGCGAAGTTCGCATCGACGAAACCCTACGCCAAAAAGACATCACCGCCCCAAACGAAAAACCGTACACAACCACATTTCCTACACTCCAACCAGGCAACCACACCTGGCGCGTCACGTGCACCGACCAAGCAAACAACACCGCAACCACCCCTCCCGCTTCGTTCATGTACACCCCTCCTCCACAAGAAAAACCATTCACGCTCACCATCGCAAAAAACGTCGTCGACCTTGGAGAACCCCTCCTCCTCACCATCACCGCCCCGGACGCAAGCACGGTAACGCTTGACACGTGCCCGGACAAAACAGGATTCGTCCAATGCTACCCGACAATCACCGTCCAAGAGCAAACATATCCAGCCCAGGAAACCATCCCCTACACGAAAAAAGAAGGAGCATACTTCATCGAAGGCCTCCTCACCACCCCTCAAGGCGACACGAAACTCGCCACGATTACATACACGGTCCAAAACACCATCACTGTCACGGCGCGAGCAAAAAACGACCCGAGAGTGAACAAGCAAACAAACCTCGAAGCGGAAGCAACAGGAGGTATTGGCGACTACACGTTCACCTGGCGATTCCCAGACAACACCCTCAAAGAAGGACGCGAAGTTCAAGCAACATTCACCACGCCGGGCTATCACAACATCACCGTCAACGCAACCGACGAGGAAGGAAACAGCAAAACAACAACCCTCTCCCTCAACGTCGTCGCAACCTACGACGTAACGTTCATTGTAAAAGACAAGGAAACCGGCCAACCAATCAACGACGCGACCGTCAGCGTAGACGACCAAGAACAGCGAACAGGAACGGACGGAAGAGCGACACTCTCGCTTCCTTCGGGCCTCCAAGACCTTGGCGTCCTCAAAGACGGGTACCGCTACCACTCAGAAGAAATCCTGGTCGATAAGAGCGGCACTATCACCGTCGAGCTTGAACCGCGCAAGGAAGCACGAGTAACAGCACTCTCTCCTGCACAAGACGAGCAAACCTCCCAACTCGAAGCCGTTTCATTTCTAGCGTCAGGGTCCTTCCCCATGACGTGCACACTCTGGGCGGCACCCAACGGTTCAGCATGGCTTGAAGCAGGAGCAAACATCACCATCACCAACGAAGGCAACCACTCACTCCCCTTCAACCCCGCCCCGGGCACGTGGCAGTGGAAAATAGAATGCACCGACGCAGAAGGAAACCTCCTCACGACAGCACCCAGGACGGTAACCCTCACCGCACAGGAAGAAGAACTTCCACCCACAAAACAAGAAACCCAGACCGCCTCAACAAAAGAGTACACCCTCCAACCAACCACTCAAGACACGGAAATCTCAGACAAAATCTTCCGATTCGAACAAGCACTCTCCTCCCTGCACGCACTCTCAGGAAACGCCCGCCAAGCAGCAGAGGCGATGAACCTTGAGCGCCGCATCAAAGACGCCATCAAAATAATGCAACGAGCCAAGCGAGACATTAACGACATCAAGTACCGAAGAGACCTCACCCCGCAAGAACAAGAAGCAAAACGAGCAGAATTCAGGGACGCTATCGCTCGCGCCTACCGAGAAACACCCGTCCAGATAAAATATATTTCCTCCAAAAAATTCAGCACGTACCCCAAACAAGAGGAACTCAAAGAACTCGTTTCGAAAGCGATTGAGCTCCAAGAAAAGCAGAAAAACAACTACCAAAGCAGCTATACAAACGCCGACGAAGAAGAACAAGAAACAAAAAGAAACCTAGCAGCAAAACAAGAAGCCCTTCTGAGCCATCAGCAAAGCTTCACCTTCGCCACCTCACTCTACCACGTCGAACTCGGATTCACGGACGGGTCGTTCCGAACAGCCACCATCGTCCGCCATGACTTTTCCTATGACAACACCACCGAAGAGAGCACAGTCCTCCTCTTCATCCCCAAGAGCGTTGCAAAGAGCGCACAAGACCTTGACGCAAACGAGGAATTCACCACCCTCCAAGATGACCCCGTCATCGCAATCGGAACACCCCAAACCTTCTCCTACCTTCTTGACGGCACCGTCGAAAAAGATGCCATAGCAGACATAAAGCCCATCATCTACAAAGAACCAACCTCAACAGAACTCAACAAAGTCACCGGCTTTGCCCTCCTGCCACGAGGAACGCTGACCCCTTCAGGTTTCTTAACACTCCTCATCGTAGCAATTCTCATCTACCTCTTCTACATCTACAACGGATTCGAACTCGCAAAAGACGCCATTGGAGCAGTCACCAAGCGAGGAGACGTCCATTACCTGCGCGTCCTGCTCAACGACGCACACGACTATCTTGACAGCAATGACGTGCAAAACGCCCAAGCCATCTACGACGAACTCCAAGCAAAATATGCCGCCCTGCCTCCTTCAGTACAAGACGAACTCTTCTCCGACCTCGAAACGCTCGGCTACGCCATCAACAAAGCGCACTTCATAGCCCTCACAGAAGTCATCCGCCAAAACCTCAAACAAGGAAACGTTGGAGAAGCAGAAAATGTCTACAAACACCTTCAAGGAACCTTCTCGCTTCTGAGCGAAGAGGACAGAAGAGCACTCTACCCAACCGTTGTCGCACTTGCAAAACGCATAGCCCAACAAACACAGTCAAGAACGTGA
- a CDS encoding nucleoside monophosphate kinase — MGSAKKVRLAVVGPQGSGKGTQARLLSKKLGIPHVSMGQLLRDEVKRGSPLGKEIARYINNGNLAPESITDQIIANLLERYESFILDGYPRTRHQAELLASLTVLDALILIDISDGVAVERIASRRVCPVCHREYNLKFAPPKTEGVCDDDGAALVQRDDDKPEAIRRRLEIYHKDSEEVLGVFKSILIKINGEQPIERVHEDILRALHFQE, encoded by the coding sequence ATGGGAAGTGCGAAGAAAGTGCGACTCGCTGTTGTGGGGCCGCAAGGAAGTGGAAAAGGAACACAGGCGAGGCTGCTCTCTAAGAAGCTGGGCATTCCTCACGTTTCTATGGGGCAGCTTCTTCGCGACGAAGTAAAGCGAGGCTCCCCCTTGGGCAAAGAGATTGCACGCTACATCAATAACGGCAACTTAGCGCCGGAGAGCATAACGGATCAAATCATCGCAAATCTTCTTGAGCGCTACGAGTCCTTCATTCTTGACGGCTACCCTCGCACCAGGCATCAGGCGGAGTTGCTTGCGTCCTTGACGGTGCTTGACGCGCTCATCCTTATCGACATCAGTGATGGTGTCGCGGTCGAAAGAATTGCTTCGCGAAGGGTGTGCCCGGTGTGCCATCGAGAGTACAACCTCAAATTTGCGCCGCCGAAGACGGAAGGCGTGTGCGATGATGACGGGGCCGCGTTGGTGCAACGGGACGATGACAAGCCAGAAGCAATACGTAGAAGGCTCGAAATTTATCACAAAGACAGCGAAGAGGTCCTTGGTGTTTTCAAAAGCATCCTGATCAAGATAAATGGTGAGCAGCCAATTGAACGCGTTCATGAAGACATCCTTCGGGCATTACACTTCCAAGAATAA
- the truD gene encoding tRNA pseudouridine(13) synthase TruD, with translation MDKTNKPPTRNKAEHPSTTKNQPYLLKHVPQDFIVKEIPLPPARTPLEEGSYLLAELTKENKETEDVLAELAKQLRLPRKAIGIAGLKDKRAITTQYITIRGVTTLPPLTIPGVTITPQGFLNKPLTLGDLAGNAFSITLRNLDKPLTFTPPAYLVNYFDEQRFSHLNARIGRSLIRKEWQEACELIMRNNPRYRSALHRRLQASPKDYTGALSVLPKQVLRIFLHAYPSYLFNELTARYLQKKGFRLHEDPYSLGTLLFPQHILAKNSSGDHKKVRELANVLLPLPGFDLASLREKIPLQAQTLLDELLAEEGISPRDFIIPQLANLSIEGSLRSILAPVTSFSQEPSQPDPYFSGAFAKRISFTLPKGSYATMLIRQLFLEV, from the coding sequence ATGGACAAGACGAACAAACCACCCACAAGGAACAAGGCAGAACACCCGAGCACGACAAAAAACCAGCCCTACCTGCTCAAACACGTTCCACAAGACTTCATCGTCAAAGAAATTCCCCTCCCCCCGGCAAGAACCCCGCTCGAAGAAGGAAGCTACCTCTTAGCAGAGCTCACCAAAGAGAACAAAGAAACCGAAGACGTACTTGCCGAGCTTGCAAAGCAACTACGCCTTCCTCGCAAAGCGATTGGCATCGCCGGGCTGAAGGATAAACGCGCCATCACGACGCAGTACATCACCATACGGGGCGTAACAACGCTTCCTCCACTCACAATTCCTGGCGTTACCATCACGCCCCAAGGCTTTCTGAACAAACCACTCACCCTCGGAGACCTTGCAGGAAACGCGTTCAGCATAACCCTCCGCAACCTCGACAAGCCCCTTACCTTCACGCCTCCCGCGTACCTCGTCAACTACTTCGACGAACAACGATTCTCCCATCTCAATGCACGCATCGGCAGATCCCTCATCCGAAAAGAATGGCAAGAAGCCTGCGAACTCATCATGCGCAACAACCCCCGATATCGCAGCGCTCTGCACCGCAGGTTACAAGCGTCGCCTAAGGACTACACCGGCGCACTCAGCGTTCTTCCCAAGCAGGTTTTACGCATTTTTCTTCACGCATACCCGTCCTATTTGTTCAACGAACTCACGGCAAGATACCTTCAGAAAAAAGGCTTCCGCCTCCACGAGGATCCCTACAGTCTTGGCACGCTTCTCTTCCCGCAGCACATCCTCGCTAAAAACTCCTCAGGCGACCACAAAAAAGTGCGCGAGCTCGCCAACGTCCTTCTTCCCCTCCCCGGATTTGATCTCGCCTCCCTTCGAGAAAAAATACCCCTTCAAGCTCAAACCCTCCTTGATGAACTCCTTGCAGAAGAAGGAATTTCACCAAGGGATTTCATCATCCCACAGCTCGCCAACCTTAGCATAGAAGGAAGCCTTCGCTCCATCCTCGCACCAGTAACGTCGTTCTCGCAAGAACCATCCCAACCTGACCCTTACTTCTCAGGAGCATTCGCGAAAAGAATTTCTTTCACACTTCCAAAGGGGAGCTACGCGACCATGCTCATTAGACAGTTATTCTTGGAAGTGTAA